Sequence from the Angustibacter luteus genome:
GGCGGGCTCAGACCGTCCAGTGCGCGTGCGTGATGACGCCGTCGGCGACGTCCACCTCCTGGTGCGCGACGCCGTCCTCGTCCCAGAGCACGTACCGACCGGGGGCCAGGACGGGGTACACCGCGGCGTACACGGTGCGCCCGCCCATGTCGCGGGGCAGCACGGCGACGTGCCGACGGCGACCGCCCTCGGCCGGGGTGATGTCCAGCTCGGCGCCGTCCATCTCAGGGCCGGTCCACAGCAGCAGGGCACCCACGCCGTGGCCGACCTCGACAGCCACCGGACCCTGCCCGGCGCCCGCGGTGTGCGAGTGCTCGCCGCTCATGACGCGGCCGCCGTGTGCGCGCTGTAGCCGTCGTGCGGCGTCGCCAGGTACGGGAACGAGGACTTGAAGGTCGGGGTCTCCAGCTGGTCGGTGACCAGCCCCGCGGCGTCGTCCGGCGTGAAGGCCGGATCGACCAGCGGGATCGTCAGGCCGGCCAGCGCGCGCAGCTCGATGGTGAACACGTCGTCGATCGGACGCCGTCCGTTCGGGAAGCCGGCCAGGTCGCCGCCCAGCACTCCCAGCGGCGACGGCTTGGCCGACGGACGGATGGCCACGTTGAGCCGCAGCAGGTCGGCCTGCCGGGTCCCCGTGAACGTCTGCAGCCCGTCGACCACGCCCGACGGCAGACCGGTGAGCAGGATCGCGGCCAGGTCGGCCCGCGGCTTGGTGTAGGCCGCCAGCCTCGGGAACACGTCCGGGTAGAGCACCGGCAGCAGCGCAGAGACCTCCGGCTGCAGCACGCCCTGGGCGAAGTTGCGGTCGTGCTCGGGGTCGCTGCGGTTCCAGGCGTCCTTGCGCACCATCGGCACCAGCACCTCGTTGAACAGCGGGTTGCCGAGCCGCGAGACCTGCTGCCAGGACCCGTGCGAGCGGTCGTGCGCGGGGTTGTCGTCCAGCAGGCGGGCGCGGCGCCGGCTCGCCGAGGTGTAGACCCCGATCACCGAGCGCGCGTCGTTCACCTCGCGCGGCGTGCTGCCGTCCCGGGTGAGCGACGAGATCGGCAGCCGGAGCGCGATGGTGTGCACGTTCAGCCCCGCCAGGGTGTTGACCGACTTGGCCGCCGGGGACCGGAACCGGTGCAGGTTCTGGAACGGGCGCAGCGCGAGGAGGTCGAACACCGAGCCGAGGTCGACGTAGAACCCGTCGGCGCGGGGACCGGCGAACACGGTGCCGCCGCCGGGCAGGCTGCGGATCGCCGCCCGGGACAGGTCCCGGTATGCCGGCATGCTGCGTGGGCCCACGTTGGCCGGCGCCACCGGCACGTCCTTCGCCAGGACGGTGCGCCGGCCGTGCGCCTCACGGGTCAGCGTGTACGTCTGGTACCGGTTGAGGTTCGGGCTGTCCAGCGAGTCCACCGGTCCGGTGTTGTAGAGGAACGTGTTCCGGTTGCGCACGTGCGTCGTGAACTCGAGCGCGAAGGTGAGGTCGGTGCGGGCGTCGCCGCCGTTGCTGACGTGGATCGCGTAGCGCACGTCGTCCCCGAACTCGAAGAAGTTGGGACCCCCGGCCGGGTCCTGCAACGGCACGTAGTTGGCCAGGATGGTGACCATCCGCGGCTGCTCCGGGTCGACGAACGCGTACAGGTCGCTCGAGTCGGCGACCGGGTCCTTGCTGATCTCGGGCGCTTCGCGGTGCGAGGACATCAGCGCACCTGACCCGTCAGTCGGCGAGCCAGGTCGTGGTCGGTGAGCACGACCTCGTCGTCACCGCGCATGACGGTGACCTGGCCGGAGTCGGCGTCGGAGACGTAGGCGACGACCGGTCCGGGCGTCGACGAGCCGGGCGGTCGCGTGGAGCTCGGGTCCGCGTCGGGGCCGGCGACGGCGGTCGCCGGTGCTGCGCCGGCGGCGGCCGCGGTGCCGACCGCGGCGGCGGCGCCGGTGCCGATGAGAAACGTCCTGCGGGTGTGCTCGTTCATGGTGCTTCCCCGGTCTGCTCTGCAGTGACGGCGTCGGACGGCGCCGCATCACCCGTTCGGAGCAGTCGGCCGTGCGGATGGGTCCGGATCTGGTCGCGTGCGTCCGGGTGCTGGACCCGGTTCCCGCGCCGGTCGAGGACGCCTAGGCTCACCAGGATGCGCACCCGACCGGCCACGCTGGACGACGTCCCGGCCCTGACTGCTCTGCAGGGTCGGTGGGACACGCACTGGTTCGGCGCTCCGGAGCACGACGAGTCCGAGCTGCGGCTGTCCTTCGACCGGGTGGACCCGCTCGACGAGTGCAGCCGGCTGGTGCTGGACGAGGACGGCACCCCGGTGGCGGCGGCGTGGTGGTGGGGCAATGACTCGCACCTGACGGTGGATCCCGGGCTCGAGCCGGGGGCCGTGTACGCCGACCTGCTCGGCTGGCTGCGGGCCGGCGGGGCGCAGGTGGTGGAGGTGCTGTCGACCGACGACCAGCAGGAGGCCGCCCTGCAGGCCGAC
This genomic interval carries:
- a CDS encoding DUF4331 domain-containing protein, whose protein sequence is MSSHREAPEISKDPVADSSDLYAFVDPEQPRMVTILANYVPLQDPAGGPNFFEFGDDVRYAIHVSNGGDARTDLTFALEFTTHVRNRNTFLYNTGPVDSLDSPNLNRYQTYTLTREAHGRRTVLAKDVPVAPANVGPRSMPAYRDLSRAAIRSLPGGGTVFAGPRADGFYVDLGSVFDLLALRPFQNLHRFRSPAAKSVNTLAGLNVHTIALRLPISSLTRDGSTPREVNDARSVIGVYTSASRRRARLLDDNPAHDRSHGSWQQVSRLGNPLFNEVLVPMVRKDAWNRSDPEHDRNFAQGVLQPEVSALLPVLYPDVFPRLAAYTKPRADLAAILLTGLPSGVVDGLQTFTGTRQADLLRLNVAIRPSAKPSPLGVLGGDLAGFPNGRRPIDDVFTIELRALAGLTIPLVDPAFTPDDAAGLVTDQLETPTFKSSFPYLATPHDGYSAHTAAAS